A stretch of the Nicotiana tabacum cultivar K326 chromosome 6, ASM71507v2, whole genome shotgun sequence genome encodes the following:
- the LOC107779875 gene encoding uncharacterized protein LOC107779875 isoform X1, with translation MSTIHMSSLTLPTISQRQSFSSFPNSKPIDSTRIKASPIEAEAEQELKRKIEMRVCTNRTCRKQGSLDTLQVLSGIAPPYVTVNSCGCLGHCGAGPNVVVLPDAVFVKHCGTASRAAEIMTFVCLGKRDDVEGESRKSLEALALRKRAEDEMSNGNFSEAHSLLSQAIDLKPFGGVHIILKDRSAAELAMGNLADALDDAKEALTIAPNYPEGYICQGDALMAADQVDAADKSYSMALELDPSIRRSKSFKFQARIAKLKEKLALANLE, from the exons ATGAGTACAATTCATATGAGCAGTCTCACTCTCCCCACCATTTCTCAGCGGCAATCCTTTTCGTCATTCCCCAATTCCAAACCAATTGACTCTACAAGAATCAAAGCATCGCCaatagaagcagaagcagaacaAGAATTAAAAAGGAAGATAGAAATGAGAGTTTGCACAAACAGGACATGCAGGAAACAGGGATCTTTAGACACCCTTCAAGTTCTTTCCGGTATTGCCCCTCCCTACGTCACCGTTAACTCCTGTGGGTGTCTTGGCCATTGCGGAGCTGGACCTAACGTCGTCGTTTTACCCGACGCCGTCTTTGTTAAGCACTGTGGTACTGCTTCTCGAGCTGCTGAAATTATGACGTTCGTCTGCCTTGGTAAGAGGGATGACGTGGAAGGGGAAAGCAGGAAAAGCTTGGAGGCTTTAGCATTGAGGAAAAGAGCGGAGGATGAAATGAGTAATGGCAATTTTTCTGAGGCTCATAGTTTGCTCTCACAG GCTATTGATCTAAAACCGTTTGGAGGTGTTCATATTATTCTCAAAGACAG GTCTGCTGCGGAGTTGGCAATGGGAAATTTGGCTGATGCACTTGACGATGCTAAGGAGGCGTTGACTATTGCTCCCAATTATCCTGAA GGTTATATCTGCCAAGGTGATGCTTTGATGGCTGCAGACCAAGTTGATGCAGCCGACAAATCATACTCCATGGCTTTGGAGTTAGATCCGTCCATCCGTCGTTCAAAATCATTCAAG TTTCAGGCTCGGATTGCAAAGCTTAAGGAGAAACTTGCTCTTGCTAATTTGGAATGA
- the LOC107779874 gene encoding kinase-interacting family protein-like produces METKLKAEKKHGGEASTPISMASSNYSKRRNFSRPSWLLCTVADLDEKMKNVALNIPEKNNADSFAERADAYYQKRPQLLALLQELYNSYVSLADRYCQALAKNHHHNRRYSSPIPSLTFSENDNCDEEDNGGEIIESDAESSLSYQPSFPPSTQGKFDADMIVADLVIRTVEYDFVLDELNQVEKQNNESLRKVDLQKSLLDVLESERLILLNENARLGYKVASLMEENKGLSSESLFLKRKAAELARCILKMREDHRVCMLSRKIEDLQGQIYGLEKRNKEYYDQLVKHEEEKKSRSKSMKGKREVSLKGCFKVPEDVVAGITRSFSFGNLKKGDQHGNFKVEDEKKVPKLWDRVKKFDIFLCGPNFNSPYC; encoded by the exons ATGGAAACAAAACTGAAGGCAGAGAAAAAACATGGTGGTGAAGCCTCAACTCCTATTTCTATGGCTTCTTCAAATTATTCAAAAAGGAGAAACTTCAGTAGACCCTCTTGGCTTCTTTGCACAGTTGCTG ATTTGGATGAGAAGATGAAGAACGTTGCTCTGAACATTCCAGAAAAAAACAATGCTGACAGTTTTGCAGAACGTGCCGACGCCTATTACCAGAAACGGCCACAGCTGTTAGCCTTACTTCAAGAATTGTACAACAGCTATGTCTCTTTGGCAGATCGCTACTGCCAAGCACTTGCCAAGAACCATCATCATAATCGTCGATATTCTTCTCCTATACCATCATTAACTTTCAGTGAGAATGATAACTGTGATGAGGAAGACAATGGTGGAGAGATCATTGAGTCTGATGCTGAGAGTTCATTATCATATCAACCTTCCTTTCCACCTTCAACACAAGGCAAATTTGATGCAGACATGATTGTTGCTGACTTAGTGATCAGAACTGTGGAATATGATTTCGTCTTAGACGAGCTTAATCAAGTggaaaagcaaaacaatgagtcATTAAGGAAGGTAGATTTGCAGAAAAGCTTACTGGACGTGCTGGAATCAGAGAGGTTGATTCTGTTAAACGAAAATGCTAGATTAGGATACAAGGTAGCTTCATTGATGGAGGAAAACAAAGGGTTATCTTCGGAATCTCTGTTCTTGAAGAGGAAGGCTGCTGAGTTAGCAAGGTGCATATTAAAGATGAGGGAGGATCATAGAGTTTGTATGCTAAGTCGAAAGATTGAGGATCTTCAAGGGCAAATATACGGGCTGGAGAAGAGGAACAAGGAGTATTATGATCAGCTTGTAAAGcatgaagaagagaagaagagcaGGTCCAAATCAATGAAGGGTAAAAGAGAAGTTAGTCTAAAGGGTTGCTTTAAAGTTCCTGAAGATGTTGTTGCTGGGATTACCAGGAGCTTTAGTTTTGGAAATCTGAAAAAAGGTGACCAGCATGGAAATTTTAAGGTTGAAGATGAGAAGAAAGTTCCTAAGTTGTGGGATAGGGTCAAGAAGTTTGATATCTTCCTTTGTGGACCTAATTTCAACTCACCCTATTGCTGA
- the LOC107765530 gene encoding putative pentatricopeptide repeat-containing protein At2g01510 — protein MGNLRAINPWDAIRMSTKRFYYGCSERIFDVPVDVRRIKTGFDPEISRLNFQLKDLVRTNQIAKARQLFDEMPCKNTCSVNMMVSGYVKSHNLSRARELFDSMLSRNEVSWTTMIGGYSQNNQPKEAFSLYTGMCRSGINPDHITFATLLSGFDDATTLKEVIQIHSHIIRFGFSSSLIVCNSLVDSYCKTCCLDIASQLFNEMSTKDSVSFNVMITGYTKYGFHEEALKLFMQMRNMGFQPSDFTLAAVLGLSAGSDDVIFGQQIHGLAIKTSYVWDIFVANALLDFYSKHDYIDFAKNLFDQLPELDGVSYNIIITGYAWGGQYEKSFDLFKRLQRTTFDRKNFPFPTMLSVAATELNLAMGRQIHAQAVVTTADSVVQVGNSLVDMYAKCEKFDEANRIFANLSYRSSVPWTALISIYVQKGLHEEALKMFKDMNRENVHGDQATFASTLKASASLASVSLGKQLHSSVIRLGLMSSVFSGSVLVDMYAKCGSMKDAIEVFKEMPDRNIVCWNALISAYAQNGDAEATFSSFRDMIESGIYPDSVSFLSVLTACRHRGLVEKALWNFNSMTQVYNLDARKEHYATMIDVLCRSGRFNEAEKLISEMPFEPDEIMWSSVLNSCRIHKNQDLAKKAADQLFKMDALRDAAAYVNMSNIYAEAGKWENAAKVKKAMRERGVKKVTAYSWVEIDHRVHVFTANDRTHPQTEQIRRKIDSLIELMDKEGYKPDTSCTLQNVDEEMKIESLKYHSERLAIAFALISTPEGSPIIIMKNLRACVDCHAAIKVISKIVGREITVRDSSRFHHFRGGSCSCEDYW, from the exons ATGGGCAATTTAAGAGCTATAAATCCTTGGGATGCAATTAGGATGTCCACAAAGAGATTTTACTATGGCTGCag TGAACGTATTTTTGATGTTCCAGTAGATGTCCGCAGAATcaaaacgggttttgacccagaAATATCTCGCCTTAACTTCCAACTGAAGGATTTAGTAAGAACAAATCAAATTGCAAAGGCACGTCAACTGTTTGATGAAATGCCATGCAAAAACACTTGCTCGGTGAACATGATGGTTTCGGGTTATGTGAAGTCACATAATCTTTCTCGTGCGAGGGAGTTATTTGATAGCATGCTCTCTCGTAATGAAGTTTCATGGACTACGATGATTGGTGGTTACTCTCAGAACAATCAGCCTAAAGAGGCTTTTAGTCTATACACGGGGATGTGTAGGTCGGGGATTAACCCGGATCATATTACCTTTGCAACTCTCTTATCAGGTTTTGATGATGCAACAACTTTAAAAGAAGTAATTCAgattcattcccatatcattagATTTGGATTTAGTTCAAGTCTTATTGTTTGCAACAGTTTAGTAGATTCATACTGCAAAACTTGCTGCCTTGATATAGCGTCTCAACTGTTCAATGAAATGTCAACTAAAGATTCTGTAAGCTTCAATGTTATGATAACAGGGTACACAAAATACGGTTTtcatgaagaagcattaaagctATTTATGCAAATGCGGAATATGGGTTTTCAGCCTTCAGATTTTACTTTAGCAGCAGTGCTAGGTCTGAGTGCTGGATCAGATGATGTTATTTTTGGCCAACAAATTCATGGACTTGCCATCAAGACCAGCTATGTTTGGGACATATTTGTTGCAAATGCATTGCTTGATTTCTACTCGAAGCATGACTATATAGATTTCGCAAAGAATCTCTTCGATCAGCTGCCTGAGTTAGATGGTGTTTCGTATAACATAATTATCACAGGTTATGCATGGGGTGGGCAGTATGAGAAATCATTTGATCTCTTCAAAAGGCTACAGCGTACAACATTTGACAGAAAGAATTTTCCTTTCCCTACGATGTTGAGCGTAGCTGCGACAGAACTAAATTTAGCAATGGGAAGACAAATCCATGCACAAGCAGTTGTGACAACAGCTGATTCAGTAGTTCAAGTAGGAAATTCCCTTGTTGACATGTATGCAaagtgtgaaaaatttgatgaagCTAACAGAATATTTGCAAATCTGTCATACAGAAGCTCTGTTCCATGGACAGCCTTAATctcaatatatgttcaaaaggGTCTTCATGAGGAGGCACTCAAAATGTTCAAGGATATGAATAGAGAAAATGTTCATGGTGACCAGGCAACTTTTGCTAGCACTTTAAAAGCTTCGGCAAGTTTGGCTTCAGTCTCTCTTGGGAAGCAATTACATTCTTCTGTGATCAGACTGGGATTGATGTCTAGTGTTTTTTCTGGCAGTGTTCTTGTAGACATGTATGCAAAATGTGGGTCCATGAAAGATGCAATTGAAGTTTTCAAAGAGATGCCAGATAGGAATATAGTATGTTGGAATGCACTGATTTCGGCATATGCTCAGAATGGCGATGCTGAGGCCACATTTAGCTCCTTCAGGGATATGATTGAATCAGGTATCTATCCTGATTCTGTTAGTTTTCTCAGTGTCCTAACTGCCTGCAGGCACCGTGGGCTTGTCGAAAAGGCACTATGGAATTTCAATTCTATGACGCAAGTATATAATCTTGACGCAAGGAAAGAACACTATGCAACAATGATTGATGTGTTATGTAGAAGTGGAAGATTCAATGAGGCAGAGAAGCTGATTTCTGAAATGCCATTTGAGCCGGATGAGATAATGTGGTCATCAGTTTTAAACTCATGCAGAATTCATAAGAATCAAGACCTTGCCAAAAAGGCTGCTGACCAACTTTTCAAGATGGATGCTCTTAGAGATGCTGCTGCTTATGTCAACATGTCCAACATCTATGCGGAAGCAGGCAAGTGGGAAAATGCGGCAAAAGTCAAGAAGGCTATGAGGGAAAGAGGAGTTAAAAAGGTCACTGCCTATAGCTGGGTTGAAATTGACCACAGAGTTCATGTATTCACTGCAAATGACAGAACCCATCCACAAACTGAGCAGATCAGAAGAAAAATTGACTCATTGATTGAGCTAATGGACAAGGAAGGATACAAGCCCGATACAAGTTGTACCCTTCAAAATGTGGatgaagaaatgaaaatagaatCACTCAAATATCACAGTGAGAGGTTGGCCATTGCCTTTGCATTGATTAGTACTCCTGAAGGATCGCCCATTATCATTATGAAAAACTTGCGAGCTTGCGTAGATTGTCATGCTGCAATTAAAGTTATCTCCAAAATTGTTGGAAGGGAGATCACCGTGCGAGATTCAAGTAGGTTCCATCACTTTAGAGGTGGATCATGTTCATGTGAGGATTACTGGTGA
- the LOC107779875 gene encoding uncharacterized protein LOC107779875 isoform X3, whose protein sequence is MSTIHMSSLTLPTISQRQSFSSFPNSKPIDSTRIKASPIEAEAEQELKRKIEMRVCTNRTCRKQGSLDTLQVLSGIAPPYVTVNSCGCLGHCGAGPNVVVLPDAVFVKHCGTASRAAEIMTFVCLGKRDDVEGESRKSLEALALRKRAEDEMSNGNFSEAHSLLSQAIDLKPFGGVHIILKDRSAAELAMGNLADALDDAKEALTIAPNYPEGYICQGDALMAADQVDAADKSYSMALELDPSIRRSKSFKVTC, encoded by the exons ATGAGTACAATTCATATGAGCAGTCTCACTCTCCCCACCATTTCTCAGCGGCAATCCTTTTCGTCATTCCCCAATTCCAAACCAATTGACTCTACAAGAATCAAAGCATCGCCaatagaagcagaagcagaacaAGAATTAAAAAGGAAGATAGAAATGAGAGTTTGCACAAACAGGACATGCAGGAAACAGGGATCTTTAGACACCCTTCAAGTTCTTTCCGGTATTGCCCCTCCCTACGTCACCGTTAACTCCTGTGGGTGTCTTGGCCATTGCGGAGCTGGACCTAACGTCGTCGTTTTACCCGACGCCGTCTTTGTTAAGCACTGTGGTACTGCTTCTCGAGCTGCTGAAATTATGACGTTCGTCTGCCTTGGTAAGAGGGATGACGTGGAAGGGGAAAGCAGGAAAAGCTTGGAGGCTTTAGCATTGAGGAAAAGAGCGGAGGATGAAATGAGTAATGGCAATTTTTCTGAGGCTCATAGTTTGCTCTCACAG GCTATTGATCTAAAACCGTTTGGAGGTGTTCATATTATTCTCAAAGACAG GTCTGCTGCGGAGTTGGCAATGGGAAATTTGGCTGATGCACTTGACGATGCTAAGGAGGCGTTGACTATTGCTCCCAATTATCCTGAA GGTTATATCTGCCAAGGTGATGCTTTGATGGCTGCAGACCAAGTTGATGCAGCCGACAAATCATACTCCATGGCTTTGGAGTTAGATCCGTCCATCCGTCGTTCAAAATCATTCAAG GTGACATGCTGA
- the LOC107779875 gene encoding uncharacterized protein LOC107779875 isoform X2, whose amino-acid sequence MSTIHMSSLTLPTISQRQSFSSFPNSKPIDSTRIKASPIEAEAEQELKRKIEMRVCTNRTCRKQGSLDTLQVLSGIAPPYVTVNSCGCLGHCGAGPNVVVLPDAVFVKHCGTASRAAEIMTFVCLGKRDDVEGESRKSLEALALRKRAEDEMSNGNFSEAHSLLSQAIDLKPFGGVHIILKDRSAAELAMGNLADALDDAKEALTIAPNYPEGYICQGDALMAADQVDAADKSYSMALELDPSIRRSKSFKARIAKLKEKLALANLE is encoded by the exons ATGAGTACAATTCATATGAGCAGTCTCACTCTCCCCACCATTTCTCAGCGGCAATCCTTTTCGTCATTCCCCAATTCCAAACCAATTGACTCTACAAGAATCAAAGCATCGCCaatagaagcagaagcagaacaAGAATTAAAAAGGAAGATAGAAATGAGAGTTTGCACAAACAGGACATGCAGGAAACAGGGATCTTTAGACACCCTTCAAGTTCTTTCCGGTATTGCCCCTCCCTACGTCACCGTTAACTCCTGTGGGTGTCTTGGCCATTGCGGAGCTGGACCTAACGTCGTCGTTTTACCCGACGCCGTCTTTGTTAAGCACTGTGGTACTGCTTCTCGAGCTGCTGAAATTATGACGTTCGTCTGCCTTGGTAAGAGGGATGACGTGGAAGGGGAAAGCAGGAAAAGCTTGGAGGCTTTAGCATTGAGGAAAAGAGCGGAGGATGAAATGAGTAATGGCAATTTTTCTGAGGCTCATAGTTTGCTCTCACAG GCTATTGATCTAAAACCGTTTGGAGGTGTTCATATTATTCTCAAAGACAG GTCTGCTGCGGAGTTGGCAATGGGAAATTTGGCTGATGCACTTGACGATGCTAAGGAGGCGTTGACTATTGCTCCCAATTATCCTGAA GGTTATATCTGCCAAGGTGATGCTTTGATGGCTGCAGACCAAGTTGATGCAGCCGACAAATCATACTCCATGGCTTTGGAGTTAGATCCGTCCATCCGTCGTTCAAAATCATTCAAG GCTCGGATTGCAAAGCTTAAGGAGAAACTTGCTCTTGCTAATTTGGAATGA